One region of Streptomyces leeuwenhoekii genomic DNA includes:
- a CDS encoding glycosyltransferase family 1 protein — protein sequence MKAIRRLTVRPVLPGPLRPLSDLARNLRWSWHVETRDLFQSVDPECWAACGGDPVRLLGTVRPERLAELADDRRFLRRLTAVADDLDDYLTGERWYQTHEGSGARLPAAVAYFSPEFGITAALPQYSGGLGILAGDHLKAASDLGLPLIGVGLLYRHGYFRQTLSRDGWQQEHYPVLDPNELPLTLLKEDDGTPAQVRLALPAGRELRARVWLAQVGRVPLLMLDSDVEENDLGERGVTDRLYGGGSEHRLLQEMLLGIGGVRAVRAYCRLTGHPEPEVFHTNEGHAGFLGLERIAELCERGLEFDAALEAVRAGTVFTTHTPVPAGIDRFDRELVARHFGPAAELPGIDVERVLQLGMETYPGGEANLFNMAVMGLRLAQRANGVSLLHGHVSREMFSGLWPGFDPDEVPITSVTNGVHAPTWVAPEVFRLGTRQIGTQRTEDALSAGGSERWDAVAGIPDQDIWELRRTLREQLVTEVRERLRASWRQRGAGTAELGWIDDVLDPEVLTIGFARRVPSYKRLTLMLQDRDRLMDLLLHPERPVQIVVAGKAHPADDGGKRLVQELVRFADDPRVRHRIVFLPDYGMAMAQKLYPGCDIWLNNPLRPLEACGTSGMKAALNGCLNLSVRDGWWDEWFQPDFGWAIPTADGAGTDPDRRDAVEAAALYDLLEQRVAPRFYERGPSGLPDRWIEMVRQTLSLLGPKVLAGRMVREYVERLYAPAAEAHRAMDADGARGLAGWKARVRAAWPGVRVDHVETSAATTAELGSTLGLRVRVDLGGLGPDDVEVQAVSGRVDGDDRITDAAAVPLKPVGGADTEGRWVYEGPLALDRTGPFGYTVRVLPAHPLLASGAELGLVAVPSQEVVEAAGVLMR from the coding sequence GTGAAGGCGATCCGCCGACTGACCGTCCGTCCCGTCCTCCCCGGCCCGCTGCGGCCCCTCAGCGATCTGGCCCGCAACCTGCGCTGGTCCTGGCACGTCGAGACCCGCGACCTGTTCCAGTCCGTCGACCCCGAGTGCTGGGCCGCCTGCGGCGGCGACCCGGTACGGCTGCTCGGCACCGTCCGCCCCGAGCGCCTGGCCGAGCTGGCCGACGACCGCCGCTTCCTGCGCCGGCTCACGGCGGTCGCCGACGACCTCGACGACTACCTGACCGGCGAGCGCTGGTACCAGACGCACGAGGGCTCCGGTGCCCGGCTCCCCGCCGCCGTGGCCTACTTCTCGCCCGAGTTCGGCATCACCGCCGCCCTGCCGCAGTACTCCGGCGGCCTCGGCATCCTGGCGGGCGACCATCTGAAGGCCGCCAGCGACCTCGGGCTGCCGCTCATCGGCGTCGGACTGCTCTACCGGCACGGCTACTTCCGCCAGACCCTCTCCCGCGACGGCTGGCAGCAGGAGCACTACCCGGTCCTCGACCCCAACGAGCTCCCCCTGACCCTGCTGAAGGAGGACGACGGCACGCCCGCGCAGGTGCGCCTGGCCCTGCCCGCCGGGCGGGAGCTGCGCGCCCGCGTCTGGCTGGCCCAGGTCGGCCGGGTCCCGCTGCTGATGCTCGACTCCGACGTGGAGGAGAACGACCTCGGCGAACGCGGCGTGACCGACCGGCTCTACGGCGGCGGCAGCGAGCACCGGCTGCTCCAGGAGATGCTGCTCGGCATAGGAGGGGTCCGGGCGGTACGCGCGTACTGCCGGCTCACCGGCCACCCCGAGCCGGAGGTGTTCCACACCAACGAGGGGCACGCCGGGTTCCTCGGCCTGGAGCGCATCGCCGAACTGTGCGAACGGGGACTGGAGTTCGACGCCGCTCTGGAGGCGGTGCGGGCCGGTACCGTCTTCACCACCCACACCCCCGTCCCGGCCGGGATCGACCGCTTCGACCGGGAACTGGTCGCCCGCCACTTCGGCCCCGCCGCCGAACTGCCGGGCATCGACGTCGAACGCGTCCTCCAGCTCGGCATGGAGACCTACCCGGGTGGCGAGGCCAACCTGTTCAACATGGCCGTGATGGGCCTGCGGCTGGCCCAGCGCGCCAACGGGGTCTCCCTGCTGCACGGACACGTCAGCCGGGAGATGTTCTCCGGTCTGTGGCCCGGCTTCGACCCCGACGAGGTGCCGATCACCTCCGTCACCAACGGCGTGCACGCGCCCACCTGGGTCGCCCCGGAGGTGTTCCGGCTCGGCACCCGGCAGATCGGCACGCAGCGCACCGAGGACGCGCTGAGCGCCGGCGGCTCGGAGCGCTGGGACGCCGTCGCCGGCATCCCCGACCAGGACATCTGGGAGCTGCGCCGCACCCTGCGCGAGCAGCTCGTGACGGAGGTGCGGGAGCGGCTGCGGGCCTCCTGGCGGCAGCGCGGCGCCGGGACGGCCGAGCTGGGCTGGATCGACGACGTCCTCGACCCGGAGGTCCTCACCATCGGGTTCGCCCGGCGCGTGCCGTCGTACAAGCGGCTGACGCTGATGCTCCAGGACCGCGACCGCCTGATGGACCTGCTGCTGCACCCGGAGCGGCCGGTGCAGATCGTGGTCGCGGGCAAGGCGCACCCGGCCGACGACGGCGGCAAGCGGCTGGTCCAGGAGCTGGTGCGCTTCGCGGACGACCCGCGGGTGCGGCACCGGATCGTGTTCCTGCCGGACTACGGCATGGCGATGGCGCAGAAGCTCTACCCCGGCTGCGACATCTGGCTCAACAATCCGCTGCGCCCCCTGGAGGCGTGCGGCACCTCCGGCATGAAGGCGGCGCTCAACGGCTGTCTCAACCTCTCCGTGCGCGACGGCTGGTGGGACGAGTGGTTCCAGCCCGACTTCGGCTGGGCGATCCCCACCGCGGACGGGGCGGGCACCGACCCCGACCGGCGTGACGCCGTGGAGGCCGCCGCCCTCTACGACCTGCTGGAACAGCGGGTCGCCCCGCGCTTCTACGAGCGCGGCCCGAGCGGGCTGCCCGACCGGTGGATCGAGATGGTCCGCCAGACCCTGAGCCTGCTGGGTCCCAAGGTGCTGGCCGGCCGCATGGTCCGGGAGTACGTCGAGCGCCTCTACGCCCCGGCCGCCGAGGCGCACCGGGCGATGGACGCCGACGGGGCGCGCGGTCTGGCCGGGTGGAAGGCCAGGGTGCGGGCGGCCTGGCCCGGCGTGCGCGTCGACCACGTGGAGACGTCGGCCGCCACCACCGCCGAGCTGGGCTCGACGCTGGGGCTGCGGGTGCGGGTGGACCTCGGCGGGCTCGGCCCGGACGACGTCGAGGTGCAGGCGGTCTCCGGCCGGGTCGACGGCGACGACCGCATCACCGACGCCGCCGCCGTGCCGCTGAAGCCCGTGGGCGGAGCGGACACCGAGGGCCGGTGGGTCTACGAGGGGCCGCTCGCCCTGGACCGCACCGGCCCCTTCGGCTACACCGTCCGGGTGCTGCCCGCCCACCCGCTGCTGGCGTCGGGCGCCGAACTGGGGCTGGTGGCGGTGCCGTCGCAGGAGGTGGTCGAGGCTGCGGGGGTGCTGATGAGGTGA
- a CDS encoding maltokinase N-terminal cap-like domain-containing protein, whose product MSEAATPFVTAAPGLLASLDPLLREWLPRQRWFAGKGRPVTGFSPIAATELLPAPGLPAPGLRPGTGDPREQGEAGPTARLGLYHLLVRVRQPLVPVPGAPEHPGDCYQLLIGVREVLPPRLAPALIGHVTQGPLAGCTVYDALYDTRPAEVLLEALRTRDRIGPLRFHRDRTQEIRSGLVPRLVTAEQSNSSVIYGDTFILKLLRRIVPGVNPDLELPLALAREGCPRVPPPTAWMAADLGGQPWVLAVLQPYVQGAADGWELALRELAKGEDFAAEARALGRATAEVHTALARALPVVTLGHSALDRLVGGMVGRLEEAVHAVPALRPYAPGLRSAFTALGDLAAEGRSWTAQRVHGDLHLGQCLRAPDGEWSLIDFEGEPARPLAERRMPQPPVRDIAGMLRSFDYAAHSADAPVAGWAETCRSAYCTGYAEITGRDPRTDPVMLRAYETDKAVYEVVYEARHRPGWLPVPLSAVRRLAVADPTRSP is encoded by the coding sequence ATGTCGGAAGCCGCCACCCCTTTCGTCACCGCCGCGCCCGGCCTCCTCGCGTCACTGGACCCCCTGCTGCGGGAATGGCTGCCGCGGCAGCGGTGGTTCGCCGGCAAGGGGCGACCGGTCACCGGGTTCTCGCCGATCGCGGCCACCGAGCTGCTGCCGGCCCCCGGACTCCCGGCCCCCGGACTCCGGCCGGGCACCGGGGACCCCCGTGAGCAGGGCGAGGCAGGGCCCACCGCCCGGCTCGGCCTGTACCACCTCCTCGTGCGGGTACGGCAGCCCCTGGTGCCGGTGCCGGGCGCGCCCGAGCACCCGGGCGACTGCTACCAGCTCCTGATAGGTGTGCGCGAGGTACTGCCGCCGCGGCTGGCGCCCGCGCTGATCGGCCACGTCACCCAGGGGCCGCTGGCCGGCTGCACGGTCTACGACGCCCTGTACGACACCCGTCCCGCCGAGGTGCTCCTGGAGGCGCTGCGCACCCGGGACCGCATCGGCCCGCTCCGCTTCCACCGGGACCGGACCCAGGAGATACGGTCCGGTCTGGTCCCGCGCCTGGTGACCGCCGAGCAGTCCAACTCGTCGGTGATCTACGGAGATACGTTCATCCTCAAGCTGCTGCGCCGGATCGTGCCCGGCGTGAACCCCGATCTGGAGCTGCCGCTGGCGCTGGCCCGGGAGGGCTGCCCGCGGGTGCCCCCGCCCACGGCCTGGATGGCGGCGGACCTGGGCGGTCAGCCGTGGGTCCTCGCGGTCCTCCAGCCGTATGTGCAGGGCGCGGCCGACGGCTGGGAGCTGGCGCTGCGCGAGCTGGCCAAGGGGGAGGACTTCGCGGCCGAGGCGCGGGCGCTGGGGCGGGCCACCGCCGAGGTGCACACGGCGCTGGCCCGGGCCCTGCCCGTCGTCACCCTCGGCCACAGCGCCCTGGACCGGCTGGTCGGCGGCATGGTCGGGCGTCTGGAGGAGGCCGTGCACGCGGTGCCCGCGCTGCGGCCGTACGCGCCCGGGCTGCGCTCGGCGTTCACCGCGCTCGGCGATCTGGCCGCCGAGGGCCGCAGCTGGACCGCGCAGCGGGTCCACGGCGATCTGCATCTGGGCCAGTGCCTGCGTGCGCCGGACGGGGAGTGGTCCCTGATCGACTTCGAGGGCGAACCGGCCAGGCCGCTCGCCGAGCGGCGGATGCCCCAGCCGCCGGTGCGGGACATCGCGGGGATGCTGCGCTCCTTCGACTACGCGGCGCACTCGGCCGACGCCCCGGTGGCCGGGTGGGCCGAGACGTGCCGGTCCGCGTACTGCACCGGGTACGCGGAGATCACCGGGCGGGACCCGCGCACCGACCCGGTGATGCTGCGTGCCTACGAGACGGACAAGGCGGTCTACGAGGTCGTCTACGAGGCACGGCACCGCCCCGGCTGGCTCCCGGTGCCCCTGTCGGCGGTGCGCCGTCTGGCCGTCGCCGATCCGACCCGTTCCCCCTGA
- the treS gene encoding maltose alpha-D-glucosyltransferase, protein MIVNEPVPDTFEDTPAKDRDPEWFKRAVFYEVLVRSFQDSNGDGVGDLKGLTAKLDYLQWLGVDCLWLPPFFKSPLRDGGYDVSDYTAVLPEFGDLADFVEFVDAAHQRGMRVIIDFVMNHTSDQHPWFQESRKDPDGPYGDYYVWADDDKQYQDARIIFVDTEVSNWTYDPVRKQYYWHRFFSHQPDLNYENPAVQEEMISALKFWLDLGIDGFRLDAVPYLYQEEGTNCENLPATHAFLKRVRKEIDAQYPDKVLLAEANQWPEDVVDYFGDFTSGGDECHMAFHFPVMPRIFMAVRRESRYPVSEILAKTPAIPSGCQWGIFLRNHDELTLEMVTDEERDYMWAEYAKDPRMRANIGIRRRLAPLLDNDRNQIELFTALLLSLPGSPIIYYGDEIGMGDNIWLGDRDAVRTPMQWTPDRNAGFSSCDPGRLFLPTIMDPVYGYQVTNVEASMASPSSLLHWTRRMIEIRKQNPAFGLGSYTELPSSNPAVLAFLREAPPNEENGDDLVLCVNNFSRFAQPTELDLSAFQGRHPVELFGGVRFPAIGELPYLLTLAGHGFYWFRLRKDAM, encoded by the coding sequence ATGATCGTCAACGAGCCCGTTCCGGACACCTTCGAAGACACACCGGCCAAGGACCGCGACCCCGAGTGGTTCAAGCGCGCCGTCTTCTACGAGGTCCTCGTCCGCTCCTTCCAGGACAGCAACGGCGACGGCGTCGGCGACCTCAAGGGCCTGACCGCCAAGCTCGACTATCTGCAGTGGCTCGGCGTCGACTGCCTCTGGCTGCCGCCCTTCTTCAAGTCGCCCCTGCGCGACGGCGGCTACGACGTCTCCGACTACACCGCCGTGCTGCCCGAGTTCGGTGACCTGGCCGACTTCGTGGAGTTCGTGGACGCCGCCCACCAGCGCGGCATGCGCGTGATCATCGACTTCGTCATGAACCACACCAGCGACCAGCACCCGTGGTTCCAGGAGTCCCGCAAGGACCCCGACGGCCCCTACGGCGACTACTACGTATGGGCCGACGACGACAAGCAGTACCAGGACGCCCGGATCATCTTCGTCGACACCGAGGTGTCGAACTGGACCTACGACCCGGTCCGCAAGCAGTACTACTGGCACCGGTTCTTCTCCCACCAGCCGGACCTCAACTACGAGAACCCGGCCGTGCAGGAGGAGATGATCTCCGCCCTGAAGTTCTGGCTGGACCTGGGCATCGACGGCTTCCGGCTGGACGCGGTGCCCTACCTGTACCAGGAGGAGGGCACCAACTGCGAAAACCTTCCGGCGACGCACGCCTTCCTCAAGCGGGTGCGCAAGGAGATCGACGCCCAGTACCCCGACAAGGTGCTGCTGGCGGAGGCCAACCAGTGGCCCGAGGACGTCGTCGACTACTTCGGCGACTTCACCTCCGGCGGCGACGAGTGCCACATGGCCTTCCACTTCCCGGTCATGCCGCGCATCTTCATGGCCGTACGGCGCGAATCGCGCTACCCGGTCTCCGAGATCCTGGCCAAGACCCCGGCCATCCCCTCGGGCTGCCAGTGGGGCATCTTCCTGCGCAACCACGACGAGCTGACCCTGGAGATGGTCACCGACGAAGAGCGCGACTACATGTGGGCCGAGTACGCCAAGGACCCCCGCATGCGCGCCAACATCGGCATCCGCCGCCGACTGGCCCCGCTGCTCGACAACGACCGCAACCAGATCGAGCTCTTCACGGCCCTGCTGCTCTCCCTGCCCGGATCGCCGATCATCTACTACGGCGACGAGATCGGCATGGGCGACAACATCTGGCTCGGCGACCGCGACGCCGTCCGCACCCCCATGCAGTGGACACCCGACCGCAACGCCGGGTTCTCCTCCTGCGACCCGGGACGGCTCTTCCTGCCCACGATCATGGATCCGGTCTACGGCTACCAGGTCACCAACGTCGAGGCGTCGATGGCCTCGCCGTCCTCGCTGCTGCACTGGACCCGCCGGATGATCGAGATCCGCAAGCAGAACCCGGCCTTCGGCCTGGGCTCCTACACGGAACTGCCCTCCTCCAACCCGGCGGTCCTCGCCTTCCTGCGGGAGGCCCCCCCGAACGAGGAGAACGGGGACGACCTGGTGCTGTGCGTGAACAACTTCAGCCGGTTCGCGCAGCCCACGGAGCTGGACCTGAGCGCCTTCCAGGGGCGCCATCCGGTCGAGCTGTTCGGCGGGGTCCGCTTCCCCGCCATCGGCGAACTGCCGTACCTGCTCACCCTCGCGGGCCACGGCTTCTACTGGTTCCGGCTCCGCAAGGACGCCATGTAG
- the glgB gene encoding 1,4-alpha-glucan branching enzyme, which yields MTPRDPSNGSHPRKTAEEAGAEQPPAARPARKKSAAQSGKSAQPAKSARKAALPEQAAQPATRKTEKKTAAKKTAVDKAAKKATAQKAAVEKTAVEKAVTQKATARKAVTRKTAARKALPEQAGSQRTAPRRAAGKAAAGRKPAASREALPARKALPARKAAVSPPLDAGDRQRLLEGTHHDPHTVLGAHPVPGGVAFRVLRPYARAVTVVLDEVRAELHDDGDGFFSGLLPLSREEPVPLYRLRVAYDDAVQETEDPYRFLPALGDFDLHLIGEGRHEQLWRALGAHPMTHQGVSGTRFAVWAPNARGVRVAGGFNFWDGTAFPMRSLGGTGVWELFVPGVGEGELYKFEITRPDGSKTMRADPLARRTEVPPATSSLVHASHYEWGDDAWLARRAERPAHEAPLSVYEVHLPSWRPGLSYRQLAEELPAYVKDLGFTHVELMPVAEHPFGGSWGYQVTGFYAPTARLGTPDDFKYLVDSLHRAGIGVLMDWVPAHFPRDDWALAEFDGRPLYEHEDPLRSAHPDWGTLEFDYGRREVRNFLVANAVYWCEEFHIDGLRVDAVASMLYLDYSREPGRWRPNEHGGRENLDAVAFLQEMNATLYRRVPGVVTIAEESTAWDGVTRATHHKGPSGFGGLGFGLKWNMGWMHDSLQYMSHEPVHRKYHHHEMTFSMVYAYSENYVLPISHDEVVHGKGSLVSKMPGDWWQQRANHRAYLGFMWAHPGKQLLFMGQEFAQGAEWSEARGPDWWLLDPQYGAEADHRGVRDLVRDLNAVYRDTPALWQRDTHPSGFAWVVGDAAEDNVFAFLRFDAEGIPLLAVSNFSPVVRDDYRLGVPDDVPAWHEVLNTDAARYGGSGVTQPHPVKPEPQGWHGRPASIRLTLPPLSTLWLRPA from the coding sequence GTGACCCCCCGTGACCCGTCCAACGGTTCGCATCCGAGGAAGACGGCCGAGGAAGCCGGCGCCGAGCAGCCGCCGGCCGCGCGCCCGGCGCGGAAGAAGAGCGCCGCGCAGAGCGGCAAGAGCGCGCAGCCGGCGAAGAGCGCGCGGAAGGCGGCACTGCCCGAACAGGCCGCGCAGCCGGCCACGAGGAAGACCGAGAAGAAGACCGCCGCGAAGAAGACCGCGGTGGACAAGGCCGCGAAGAAGGCCACCGCGCAGAAGGCCGCGGTCGAGAAGACCGCGGTGGAGAAGGCGGTCACGCAGAAGGCGACCGCGCGCAAGGCGGTCACGCGGAAGACGGCCGCGCGGAAGGCGCTCCCGGAACAGGCCGGCTCGCAGCGCACCGCCCCGCGGCGGGCGGCCGGGAAGGCGGCGGCCGGCAGGAAACCCGCCGCCTCCCGCGAGGCGCTCCCCGCCCGGAAGGCGCTCCCGGCCCGGAAGGCCGCCGTCTCCCCGCCCCTGGACGCGGGCGACCGGCAGCGGCTGCTCGAGGGTACGCACCACGATCCGCACACCGTGCTCGGCGCCCACCCGGTGCCGGGCGGGGTCGCCTTCCGGGTGCTCCGGCCGTACGCCCGGGCGGTGACCGTCGTCCTGGACGAGGTGCGGGCCGAGCTGCACGACGACGGGGACGGGTTCTTCTCGGGGCTGCTGCCGCTGTCCCGGGAAGAACCCGTCCCCCTCTACCGGCTCCGCGTCGCCTACGACGACGCGGTCCAGGAGACCGAGGACCCGTACCGCTTCCTGCCCGCCCTGGGCGACTTCGACCTGCACCTGATCGGCGAGGGCCGGCACGAGCAGTTGTGGCGGGCGCTCGGCGCGCACCCGATGACCCACCAGGGCGTGAGCGGCACCCGGTTCGCGGTGTGGGCGCCCAACGCCCGCGGGGTGCGGGTCGCCGGCGGCTTCAACTTCTGGGACGGCACCGCGTTCCCGATGCGCTCGCTCGGCGGGACCGGCGTGTGGGAGCTGTTCGTGCCCGGCGTCGGCGAGGGCGAGCTGTACAAGTTCGAGATCACCCGGCCCGACGGTTCGAAGACGATGCGCGCCGACCCGCTGGCCCGCCGTACCGAGGTACCGCCGGCCACCTCCTCCCTCGTGCACGCCTCGCACTACGAGTGGGGCGACGACGCGTGGCTGGCCCGCCGCGCCGAGCGCCCGGCGCACGAGGCGCCCCTGTCGGTGTACGAGGTGCACCTGCCGTCCTGGCGACCCGGGCTGTCGTACCGGCAGCTCGCCGAGGAGCTGCCCGCGTACGTCAAGGACCTCGGCTTCACCCATGTGGAGCTGATGCCGGTCGCCGAGCACCCCTTCGGCGGGTCGTGGGGCTACCAGGTCACCGGCTTCTACGCGCCCACCGCCCGCCTCGGCACCCCGGACGACTTCAAGTACCTGGTCGACTCGCTGCACCGGGCGGGCATCGGCGTCCTGATGGACTGGGTGCCGGCCCACTTCCCGCGCGACGACTGGGCGCTGGCCGAGTTCGACGGGCGTCCGCTGTACGAGCACGAGGACCCGCTGCGCTCCGCGCACCCGGACTGGGGCACGCTGGAGTTCGACTACGGCCGCCGTGAGGTGCGCAACTTCCTGGTGGCCAACGCGGTGTACTGGTGCGAGGAATTCCACATCGACGGGCTGCGGGTCGACGCGGTCGCCTCGATGCTCTACCTGGACTACTCCCGCGAGCCGGGCCGGTGGCGGCCCAACGAGCACGGCGGCCGGGAGAACCTGGACGCGGTGGCATTCCTCCAGGAGATGAACGCGACCCTGTACCGGCGGGTGCCCGGTGTGGTGACCATCGCGGAGGAGTCGACAGCCTGGGACGGCGTCACCCGGGCCACGCACCACAAGGGCCCGAGCGGCTTCGGCGGCCTCGGCTTCGGGCTGAAGTGGAACATGGGCTGGATGCACGACTCGCTCCAGTACATGAGCCACGAGCCGGTGCACCGCAAGTACCACCACCACGAGATGACCTTCTCGATGGTGTACGCCTACAGCGAGAACTACGTCCTGCCGATCTCCCACGACGAGGTGGTGCACGGCAAGGGGTCGCTGGTGTCGAAGATGCCGGGCGACTGGTGGCAGCAGCGCGCCAACCACCGCGCCTACCTCGGCTTCATGTGGGCCCACCCCGGCAAGCAACTGCTCTTCATGGGGCAGGAGTTCGCCCAGGGGGCGGAGTGGTCCGAGGCCCGCGGCCCCGACTGGTGGCTGCTGGACCCGCAGTACGGGGCCGAGGCCGACCACCGGGGCGTGCGAGATCTGGTGCGCGACCTCAACGCCGTCTACCGCGACACCCCGGCGCTGTGGCAGCGGGACACCCACCCGTCGGGTTTCGCGTGGGTGGTGGGGGACGCCGCCGAGGACAACGTCTTCGCGTTCCTGCGCTTCGACGCGGAGGGCATACCGCTGCTGGCGGTGTCCAACTTCTCCCCCGTGGTCCGCGACGACTACCGCCTCGGCGTCCCCGACGACGTCCCCGCCTGGCACGAGGTCCTCAACACCGACGCCGCCCGCTACGGCGGCAGCGGCGTCACCCAGCCCCACCCGGTCAAGCCGGAGCCCCAGGGCTGGCACGGCCGCCCGGCCAGCATCCGGCTGACCCTGCCACCCCTGTCGACCCTCTGGCTGCGCCCGGCCTAG
- a CDS encoding M4 family metallopeptidase, whose product MSTRSSRRRAPHFTSRHGAAVALAGVAALIATAVQSGAATAAPSGAPQAAPGSESVRLTSAQRAELLREADASTAATAQELGLGAKEKLLVRDVIKDRDGTVHTRYERTYDGLPVLGGDLVVQTSPSGATERVVKATRAKVAVPSVKPELAAAQAERQALGAAKAEEAKSPDVTQAPRKVVWAASGSPVLAWETVVGGLQHDGTPNELHVITDARTGEKLYEWQAIQNGTGHTVYSGTVPLTTTQSGSSYTLTDGARGNHRTYNLNRRTSGTGTLFSGADDVWGNGSPSNLESAAADAHYGAALTWDYYKNVHGRNGIRGDGTAAYSRVHYGNNYVNAFWSDSCFCMTYGDGSGNVNPLTSIDVAAHEMTHGLTSVTARLVYSGESGGLNEATSDIFGSTVEFYANNSSDVGDYLIGEEIDLNGDGTPLRYMDKPSKDGASKDSWYSGIGSIDVHYSSGPANHFFYLLSEGSGTKTINGVTYNSPTSDGQAVTGIGRAKAEKIWFRALTTKFTSTTNYAGARTGTLAAAGELYGTSSAEYKAVQNAWAAVNVGARATG is encoded by the coding sequence TTGAGCACCCGTTCCTCACGCAGACGCGCCCCCCACTTCACGTCCCGCCACGGTGCCGCCGTCGCCCTCGCCGGTGTCGCCGCGCTGATCGCCACCGCCGTCCAGTCGGGCGCCGCCACCGCCGCCCCCTCCGGCGCGCCCCAGGCGGCCCCCGGTTCGGAGTCGGTGCGGCTGACTTCCGCCCAGCGGGCCGAACTCCTCCGCGAGGCGGACGCCTCCACCGCGGCCACCGCCCAGGAGCTCGGCCTGGGCGCCAAGGAGAAGCTGCTCGTCCGGGACGTGATCAAGGACCGCGACGGGACCGTGCACACGCGGTACGAGCGGACATACGACGGGCTGCCGGTCCTGGGCGGCGACCTCGTGGTGCAGACGTCCCCGTCCGGCGCCACCGAACGGGTCGTCAAGGCCACCCGGGCCAAGGTCGCGGTGCCGTCCGTCAAGCCGGAGCTCGCCGCCGCGCAGGCCGAGCGGCAGGCGCTCGGCGCGGCGAAGGCGGAGGAGGCGAAGAGCCCGGACGTCACCCAGGCGCCGCGCAAGGTGGTCTGGGCGGCGAGCGGCAGCCCGGTCCTCGCCTGGGAGACGGTGGTCGGCGGCCTCCAGCACGACGGCACCCCGAACGAACTGCACGTGATCACCGACGCGCGTACCGGCGAGAAGCTGTACGAGTGGCAGGCGATACAGAACGGCACCGGCCACACGGTGTACAGCGGAACCGTCCCCCTGACCACCACCCAGTCCGGATCGTCGTACACCCTCACCGACGGGGCGCGCGGCAACCACCGGACCTACAACCTCAACCGCCGCACCTCCGGAACCGGCACCCTCTTCTCCGGCGCCGACGACGTCTGGGGCAACGGCAGCCCGTCCAACCTGGAGTCGGCCGCCGCCGACGCCCACTACGGTGCCGCGCTGACCTGGGACTACTACAAGAACGTGCATGGCCGCAACGGCATCCGCGGCGACGGCACGGCGGCCTACTCGCGGGTCCACTACGGCAACAACTACGTCAACGCCTTCTGGTCGGACAGCTGCTTCTGCATGACGTACGGCGACGGCTCCGGCAACGTCAACCCGCTCACGTCGATCGACGTGGCCGCGCACGAGATGACGCACGGCCTGACCTCCGTCACGGCGCGCCTGGTCTACAGCGGCGAGTCCGGCGGCCTGAACGAGGCGACCAGCGACATCTTCGGCAGCACCGTCGAGTTCTACGCCAACAACTCCTCCGACGTCGGCGACTACCTCATCGGCGAGGAGATCGACCTCAACGGCGACGGCACCCCGCTGCGCTACATGGACAAGCCCAGCAAGGACGGGGCGTCCAAGGACAGCTGGTACTCGGGCATCGGCTCGATCGACGTGCACTACTCCTCCGGGCCCGCCAACCACTTCTTCTACCTGCTCAGCGAGGGCAGCGGCACCAAGACCATCAACGGGGTCACGTACAACTCTCCGACCTCGGACGGCCAGGCGGTCACCGGCATCGGCCGCGCCAAGGCCGAGAAGATCTGGTTCCGGGCGCTGACCACCAAGTTCACCTCCACCACGAACTACGCGGGCGCCCGCACCGGCACCCTCGCGGCGGCCGGTGAGCTGTACGGCACGAGCAGCGCCGAGTACAAGGCGGTGCAGAACGCCTGGGCCGCCGTCAACGTCGGCGCCCGCGCGACCGGCTGA
- a CDS encoding DUF1990 domain-containing protein gives MSFTYDDVGATREQGHCPPGFHSLHVRTRLGEGEPVFRRAAEALLTWRMHRTLGVAIDASAERAAPGVDVTVTLAGMVKAPCRVVWTVEERRRAGWAYGTLPGHPECGEEAFVVDRTGDGTVWLTVTAFSRPAKWYSRAGGAATRGLQHAYARRCGAVLRRLSAEDPAG, from the coding sequence ATGTCCTTCACCTACGACGACGTCGGCGCCACCCGTGAGCAGGGCCACTGCCCGCCGGGCTTCCACTCCCTGCACGTCCGCACCCGCCTCGGCGAGGGCGAGCCGGTCTTCCGGCGGGCGGCCGAGGCGCTCCTGACCTGGCGGATGCACCGGACCCTGGGCGTCGCCATCGACGCGAGCGCCGAGCGGGCCGCGCCCGGGGTCGATGTGACCGTCACCCTGGCCGGTATGGTCAAGGCCCCCTGCCGGGTGGTCTGGACGGTGGAGGAGCGCCGCCGGGCGGGCTGGGCCTACGGCACCCTGCCCGGCCACCCCGAATGCGGCGAGGAGGCGTTCGTGGTGGACCGGACCGGGGACGGCACGGTCTGGCTGACCGTCACCGCCTTCAGCCGCCCGGCCAAGTGGTACTCCCGGGCGGGCGGGGCGGCGACCCGGGGGCTGCAGCACGCCTACGCCCGGCGGTGCGGAGCCGTGCTGCGGCGGCTGAGCGCCGAGGACCCGGCCGGCTGA